In Motilibacter aurantiacus, the sequence TTGACGAGCAGCAGCTCCATCACGCCCTTCTGCGCCTTGTCGGCCACGGGCGAGGAGAGCTGGGTGCGCACGACCATCCCCGGCGCGACCGTCGTGGTGCAGGAGGCCGCCGGCTTCGGCATCCCCCGCCCGTTGCCCGCGTCCGGGACCTCGACCAGGCACTGCCGGCAGGCCCCGACGGGGTCCAGCAGCGGGTGGTCGCAGAACCGCGGGATCGCGATGCCGAGCATCTCGGCGGCCCGGATGACGAGGGTCCCCTTGGGGACGCTCACCTCGAAGCCGTCGATGGTCAGCGTGACCAGCTCTTCGTGCTTCTGCACGTCCCCGCCGCTGCCGGCGGGCGTGCTCGTCGTGACGGTCATCGGGTCAGGGCTCCCGCGAAGACGGTCGAGGCGACGGGGTCGAAGGGGCACCCGCCGTTCGTGAGATGCGCGACGTACTCGTCGCGGAAGTACTTCAGCGACGACGTGATCGGGCTGGTGGCGCCGTCCCCCAGGGCGCAGAAGGACCGGCCGAGGATGTTGTCGCACAGGTCGAGCAGCCGGGCCAGGTCCTCCTCGGTGCCCTCCCCCGCCTCGAGCTTGCGCAAGGACTGGACGAGCCAGTAGGTCCCCTCGCGGCACGGGGTGCACTTGCCGCAGGACTCGTGGGCGTAGAACTCGGTCCAGCGCAGCACGCAGCGCAGGACGCAGACGGTCTCGTCGAAGACCTGCAGCGCCTTGGTGCCGAGCATCGACCCGGCGGCGCCGACGCCCTCGTAGTCCAGCGGGACGTCGAGGTGCTCGGCCGTGAGCAGTGGGGTTGAGGACCCGCCCGGTGTCCAGAACTTGAGCTCGTGCCCCTCGCGGACACCGCCGGCCAGATCGAGCAGCTGGCGCAGGGTGACCCCGAGCGGCGCTTCGTACTGCCCGGGCCGGGTGACGTGGCCGGACAGCGAGTAGAGCGTCATGCCGGCCGACTTCTCGGTGCCCATGGACTTGAACCAGTCGGCGCCGTTGAGGACGACCACCGGCACCGTCGAGATCGACTCGACGTTGTTGATGACGGTCGGAACCCCGTAGAGGCCGGCGATCGCCGGGAACGGCGGGCGCAGCCGGGGCTGGCCGCGGTAGCCCTCCAGCGAGTCCAGCAGCGCGGTCTCCTCGCCGCAGATGTACGCCCCGGCCCCGGCGTGCACGACGATGTCGACGTCGAAGCCGGACTGCAGGACGTTGCGGCCGAGGTAGCCCGCGGCGTACGCCTCGCGTACCGCGGCGAGCAGCCGCCGGTAGACGTGCACGACCTCGCCGCGCACGTAGATGAAGGCCGTGCTGGCCCGGATCGCGTACGCCGCGATGATGACGCCCTCGACCAGCTGGTGCGGGGCGGCCAGCATCAGCGGGATGTCCTTGCAGGTGCCCGGCTCGCTCTCGTCGGCGTTGACGACGAGGTAGTGCGGCTTGCCGTCGCCCTGCGGGATGAACCCCCACTTCATGCCGGTGGGGAAGCCGGCGCCGCCCCGGCCGCGCAGCCCGGAGTCCTTGACGAGCGAGATGACCTCGTCCGGGCTCATGCCGAGCGCGGCGTGCAGGCCGCGGTAGCCGTCCTTGGACTTGTACGCCTCCAGCGACCAGGAGCGGTCGGCGTCCCAGGTGCGCGACAGCACCGGGGTCAACGGGCTCGTCGACTGCTCGCTCACGTGCTCTTGCCTCCCTCGCTGGAGCTCTCGTCCGGGGCACTGCCGGGCGTCGGGTTGGCCGGGTCGGACGTCGCCGTGCTCAGCGGCGCGTCGTCCCCGCTGGGGCCTCCGCGCGGGCCGTAGCCCGAGACGGGGACGCCCGCGTCGCCGGCGTGGCCCCCGTCCGCGTTGGGGTGCGGGGCCGACCAGCCGTGCGCGCGCGCGAGCCGCAGCCCGGCGAGCGTCGCCGGGCCGGCACCGACCCCCGTGTCGGCGAGGCCGTCCTCGAAGCCGGCCAGGACCCGCTCGACCTGCTTGAAGGTGCAGAGCCGCGACGCGCCGCGCGTGGGGGCGGGCGGGTCGCCGGCGCGCAGCCGGTCGACGAGGTCGACGGCGCCCTGCGGGGTGACGTTGTCGAAGAACTCCCAGTTGACCATCACCACGGGGGCGTAGTCGCAGGCGGCGTTGCACTCGATGTGCTCGAGGGTGACCTTGCCGTCCGGCGTCGTCTCGTCGGTCCCGACACCGAGGTGCTGCTCGAGCCGGGCGAGGATCTCGTCGCCGCCGAGGACGGCGCAGAGGGTGTTGGTGCACACCCCCACGCTGTAGTCGCCGTTGGGCCGGCGCTTGTACATGGTGTAGAAGGTCGCGACCGCGCTGACCTCCGCGGTCGTCAGGTCGAGCCAGCGGGCGCAGAGCTCGATGCCCTGCGGGCTGACGTAGCCCTCCTCGGACTGCACCAGGTGCAGCAGCGGCAGCAGGGCCGACCGCGGCCGGGGGTAGCGGGCGATGACCTCCTTGGCGTCGAGCTCGAGCCGGGAGAGCACGTCGGCGGACAGGGCCATCAGCGGTCCACCCCGCCCATCACCGGGTCGATCGACGCGACCGCCGCGATGACGTCGGCCACCTGGCCGCCTTCGGTCATCGCCGGGGCCGATTGGAGATTGGTGAACGAGGGGTCGCGGAAGTGCACCCGGTAGGGGCGCGTGCCGCCGTCGCTGACCAGGTGGCAGCCGAGCTCGCCGCGGGGCGACTCGATCGCGGTGTAGACCTGCCCCGGCGGGACGCGGAAGCCCTCGGTCACGAGCTTGAAGTGGTGGATCAGCGCCTCCATCGACTCGCCCATGATGTGGCGGATGTGGTCCAGGGAGTTGCCGAGGCCGTCACCGCCGAGCGCGAGCTGCGCCGGCCAGGCGATCTTCTTGTCCTCCACCATGACCGGCCCGGGCGCGAGCCGCTCGAGGCACTGGTCGACGATGTGCAGCGACTGCTTCATCTCCTCGAGCCGGATGCGGAAGCGGCCGTAGGCGTCGCAGGTGTCCCAGGTCGCGACGTCGAAGTCGTAGGTCTCGTAGCCGCAGTAGGGCTGGGACTTGCGCAGGTCGTGCGGGAGGCCGGTCGCGCGCAGGATCGGGCCGGTGATGCCCAGCGCCATGCAGCCGGTCAGGTCGAGGTAGCCGACCCCGACGGTCCGCTTCTTGAAGATGTAGTTCTCGTTGCAGAGGTCCTCGTACTCGTGCAGCCGGCTGCGGACCAGGTCGACGTTGCGCCGGATCAGGTCCGTCGCGCCGTTCGGCAGGTCCTGCGCCACGCCGCCCGGGCGGAAGTACGCGTGGTTCATGCGCAGACCGGTGACGGCCTCGAAGATGTCGAGGATCAGCTCCCGCTCCCGGAAGCCGATGGTCATGACGGTGAGGGCGCCGAGCTCCATGCCGCCGGTCGCGATGCAGACCAGGTGCGAGGAGACCCGGTTGAGCTCCATCAGCATCACGCGGATGACGTTGGCCCGGTCCGGGACCTGGTCGGTGATGCCGAGCAGGCGCTCGACGCCGAGGACGTAGGCCGCCTCGTTGAAGAACGGCGCGAGGTAGTCCATGCGCGTGACGAACGTGACGCCCTGGGTCCAGTTCCGGTACTCGGCGTTCTTCTCGATGCCGGTGTGGAGGTAGCCGATCCCGAGGCGGGTCTCGGTGACCGTCTCCCCCTCCATCTCGAGGATCAGCCGGAGCACGCCGTGGGTGGAGGGGTGCTGCGGCCCCATGTTGACCACGATGCGCTCTTCACCAATGTGCGAATCAGGGTCGCTGCTTCCGACGACGTCCCAGTCGGAGCCGCTCACCGTGAAGACGCGGCCCTCCGACGGCGCCTCGCCGGCGGCGTCCCCCAGCGGGGTCTGCTCGAAGGGGTCGTCGGCGCCCGCGGGGCGGGCATCGAACATGCTGCTGCTCATCCGGAGTACGACCTCCGCTCGTCCGGCGGCGGGATCTGGGCGCCCTTGTACTCCACCGGGATGCCGCCGAGGGGGTAGTCCTTGCGCTGCGGGTGCCCGGGCCAGTCGTCCGGCATCAGGATCCGGGTCAGGGCCGGGTGGCCGTCGAAGACGATGCCGAACATGTCCCAGGCCTCGCGCTCGTGCCAGTCGTCCGTGGGGTAGACGGCCACCGCGCTGGGGACGTGCGGGTCCGCGTCCGGGCACGTCGTCTCGACGCGCACCCGCCGGTTGTGGGTGATGGACAGCAGCGGCCACGTGACGTGCAGCTCGCGGCCCGTGTCCTCCGGGTAGTGGACGCCGGTCGCCCCGAGGCAGAGCTCGAAGCGGAGCGCGGCGTCGTCCCGCAGCACCCGCAGCACCTCGACGACGTGCTCACGGCGTACGACGAAGGTCAGCTCACCGCGGTCGACGACCACGCGCTCGAGCGCCTCGTCGAGCTGCGGGTACGCACGCTCCAGGGCGTCCGCGACGACGTCGAACGTCCCGCCGTACGGGCGCTCGGACGCGCCGGGCATCTGCACCCGGCGGACGATGCGGCCGTAGCCGGTGGTGTCACCGCCGCTGCGGCCGCCGAACATTCCGCGACGGGTCTGGAAGACCTCGTTCGGCACCCCGCTCGCGGTGGGGCTGGGCTGCGCCTCGAGCTGCTGCCCGGCGTCCTTGGCCTCGAGGGGCGAGCCCTCGGTGCGGTCGGTGACCGAGCGGCGCGCGCTGTCGCTGGGCTCGCTCACCGCAGCAGGCCCTTCAGCTCCGATGTCGGCGCGCTCGTCAGCGCCAGCCGCTCGGCCTCGTGCTCCTCGCGGACCCGGTTCACCCCGAGCTTGGAGTGTTGGATCTTGTCGTGCAGCGTGAGGATCGCGTCGAGCAGCATCTCCGGCCGCGGCGGGCACCCGGGCAGGTAGACGTCGACCGGGACGATGTGGTCGACGCCCTGCACGATGGCGTAGTTGTTGAACATCCCGCCGCTGGAGGCGCAGACGCCCATCGCCAGCACCCACTTGGGGTTGGCCATCTGGTCGTAGATCTGTCGCAGGACCGGTGCCATCTTCTGGCTCACCCGCCCGGCCACGATCATCAGGTCCGCCTGCCGCGGGGACGCACGGAAGACCTCCATGCCGAAGCGCGCGCTGTCGTAGCGCGGGCCGCCGGTCGTCATCATCTCGATGGCGCAGCAGGCCAGGCCGAACGTCGCCGGCCACAGGGACGCCTTGCGCACCCAGCCCGCGGCGGCCTCGACCGTCGTCAGCAGAAAACCGCTCGG encodes:
- a CDS encoding NADH-quinone oxidoreductase subunit D, producing MSSSMFDARPAGADDPFEQTPLGDAAGEAPSEGRVFTVSGSDWDVVGSSDPDSHIGEERIVVNMGPQHPSTHGVLRLILEMEGETVTETRLGIGYLHTGIEKNAEYRNWTQGVTFVTRMDYLAPFFNEAAYVLGVERLLGITDQVPDRANVIRVMLMELNRVSSHLVCIATGGMELGALTVMTIGFRERELILDIFEAVTGLRMNHAYFRPGGVAQDLPNGATDLIRRNVDLVRSRLHEYEDLCNENYIFKKRTVGVGYLDLTGCMALGITGPILRATGLPHDLRKSQPYCGYETYDFDVATWDTCDAYGRFRIRLEEMKQSLHIVDQCLERLAPGPVMVEDKKIAWPAQLALGGDGLGNSLDHIRHIMGESMEALIHHFKLVTEGFRVPPGQVYTAIESPRGELGCHLVSDGGTRPYRVHFRDPSFTNLQSAPAMTEGGQVADVIAAVASIDPVMGGVDR
- the nuoE gene encoding NADH-quinone oxidoreductase subunit NuoE; amino-acid sequence: MALSADVLSRLELDAKEVIARYPRPRSALLPLLHLVQSEEGYVSPQGIELCARWLDLTTAEVSAVATFYTMYKRRPNGDYSVGVCTNTLCAVLGGDEILARLEQHLGVGTDETTPDGKVTLEHIECNAACDYAPVVMVNWEFFDNVTPQGAVDLVDRLRAGDPPAPTRGASRLCTFKQVERVLAGFEDGLADTGVGAGPATLAGLRLARAHGWSAPHPNADGGHAGDAGVPVSGYGPRGGPSGDDAPLSTATSDPANPTPGSAPDESSSEGGKST
- the nuoF gene encoding NADH-quinone oxidoreductase subunit NuoF, which encodes MSEQSTSPLTPVLSRTWDADRSWSLEAYKSKDGYRGLHAALGMSPDEVISLVKDSGLRGRGGAGFPTGMKWGFIPQGDGKPHYLVVNADESEPGTCKDIPLMLAAPHQLVEGVIIAAYAIRASTAFIYVRGEVVHVYRRLLAAVREAYAAGYLGRNVLQSGFDVDIVVHAGAGAYICGEETALLDSLEGYRGQPRLRPPFPAIAGLYGVPTVINNVESISTVPVVVLNGADWFKSMGTEKSAGMTLYSLSGHVTRPGQYEAPLGVTLRQLLDLAGGVREGHELKFWTPGGSSTPLLTAEHLDVPLDYEGVGAAGSMLGTKALQVFDETVCVLRCVLRWTEFYAHESCGKCTPCREGTYWLVQSLRKLEAGEGTEEDLARLLDLCDNILGRSFCALGDGATSPITSSLKYFRDEYVAHLTNGGCPFDPVASTVFAGALTR
- a CDS encoding NuoB/complex I 20 kDa subunit family protein, with the translated sequence MGLEEQLPSGFLLTTVEAAAGWVRKASLWPATFGLACCAIEMMTTGGPRYDSARFGMEVFRASPRQADLMIVAGRVSQKMAPVLRQIYDQMANPKWVLAMGVCASSGGMFNNYAIVQGVDHIVPVDVYLPGCPPRPEMLLDAILTLHDKIQHSKLGVNRVREEHEAERLALTSAPTSELKGLLR
- a CDS encoding NADH-quinone oxidoreductase subunit C, translated to MSEPSDSARRSVTDRTEGSPLEAKDAGQQLEAQPSPTASGVPNEVFQTRRGMFGGRSGGDTTGYGRIVRRVQMPGASERPYGGTFDVVADALERAYPQLDEALERVVVDRGELTFVVRREHVVEVLRVLRDDAALRFELCLGATGVHYPEDTGRELHVTWPLLSITHNRRVRVETTCPDADPHVPSAVAVYPTDDWHEREAWDMFGIVFDGHPALTRILMPDDWPGHPQRKDYPLGGIPVEYKGAQIPPPDERRSYSG